TCCAGCATAAGGAACAGTAGAATCATGGGCTTCCATTTTCCGCCCAGGATGGACAGCGCATCTTGCACCTGGCATAACTGCGGTTTTATTTCCATAGTAGCTTTAAATCCTTTTGTAGTATCTTTTTTTATACTATATCACATTAAAGTACGTACTTACATCATGGTCTGTTTCGCCCTATAATACCCTTTGTCACGTCTTTCAGATTCGAAACACCTGACGGCGGCTGCTCGGCATGTCATCTGAGCATCACGACAAACCTGACGATAGGTGAGATCAATGAAAAAATACAGAATCGATCCAAGCAAAGGCTTGGAATTTGGCATCTATACATTGGGCGACCACATTCCGAATCCCTACACGGGAGAACGCATTTCGGCCGAGCAGCGAATTCATGAGATCATTGAACTGGCCAAACTCGCTGAGCAAGCAGGGGTTGATTTTTTCAGCGTCGGCGAGAGTCATCAGGCGTACTTTACGACGCAGGCGCACGCGGTTGTCCTGTCAGCCATTGCGCAGGCGACCAGCAAGCTCAAAATCGGAAGCTCGTCCACGATTATCAGCACGTCAGACCCTGTTCGGGTGTACGAGAACTTCGCGACCCTCGACCTGATTTCCCACGGGCGCGCTGAGCTTGTTGCAGGCCGGGCTTCCAGAATTGGGCTCTTTGAGTTGCTTGGATACAATCTGCGCGATTATGAGGCGCTCTTCGAGGAGAAGTTTGACCTCTTGTTAAAAATCAATGAGGAAGAGATTGTGAACTGGACTGGAGAATTCCGGGCGCCTTTGCGAGACGCACAGATTCTGCCGCGCCCGTTGCACGGGTCGATCCCGATTTGGCGCGCAGTCGGGGGGACGCCGGCGAGCGCCGTGAAGGCGGGCTATGCCGGGGTTCCTATGTTTATGGCCCACTTGGGCGGCCCTGCGACGGTCTTTAAGCGTACCATCGATTCCTATCGGGAAGCAGCGCGCAGGAAGGGGTTTGATCCATCCGAACTTCCTGTCGCGACGGCTGGATTTTTTTATGTTGCAGAAACGACGCAAGATGCGCTGCGGGAGTACTATCCACACATCAATGAAGGCATGAAGGTCACGAATGGACAGGGATTCTCGAGGCAGCTGTGGGCGCAGGGGGCGGATACCCGCAGCATTATCAATGTGGGGAGTCCCCAGCAGGTGATTGAAAAGATTCTGTACCAGCATGAATTGTTCGGCCATCAGCGGTACATCGCGCAGATGGACTTCGGCGGGGTGCCGTTTGACAAACTGGCCAGGAATATCGAGATGATTGGTACGGAAATCCTGCCAGCCATCAAGAAGTACACGGCCGTGCCGCAGGGGGCGGAGCAGTCATGAAGTTTGTTTTCTTGTCCGGGTCGAAAGTGGGAACGAAAACCAGAACGGCGCTGAATTACGCGCAGCACGTGCTTGCCGAAAAATATCCAGCCGTCGAAGCGACCATGATTGACTTAGGGGAATACGATGTTGTTTTCAGTGACGGGCGAAATTACTTGGAATATCAGGGGGATACGGGTGTCGTCGTACAGGCCATCATGAATGCAGATGCAATTGTGATTGGTACGCCGATTTTCCAAGCGTCCATTCCTGGCACGTTAAAAAATGTTTTTGACCTGCTGCCGGAGAATGCCCTCAGAGACAAAGTTGCGAGTATGATTGTGACGGCGGGATCGTCAAAACACTATTTAGTGGCCGAACATCAATTGAAACCGATTTTGGCGTACATGAAGGCGCAAATCGTTCAGACCTACGTGTTTATCGAGGAACAGGATTTCTATCGCAAAGAAATTGTCAATGATGATGTCCTGTTTCGAATGGACCGTCTCATCGACGATACGGTTCTGTTGGCGGAAACGTACTTGAAGCTGCATGAACAGAAGGAAGCAGAATACGGGTTTTAGGGGCGAGGGCCATGGACACGCCTGCACTTGGGATTGTCATCGTGGAAGTTTGTACTGGGAACGCTTTTGCAGCATTGGATTTGGAAGAGCTGGAAGCGGAATTTCCTGAGGTTGCCGTACTCCAGGACGAGTGTTTGAACCACTGCGGATTATGCAGGGTCCGGCCGTTTGCGCTCGTCAATGGGCAGCGCATTTTTGCGAAGGACGGAACCGAATGCCTTCGCTTGGTGAAAGAACGGGTGGTTCATGAACTGTCGCTGTACAGATGACGGTTCACCCTGCCGAGATGCGTGCGATGTGTTCAAGGCATAAAGAATGGCTGTCGAGCTTTTCTCGACAGCCAAAGGGCCCGTATCAAGCGCCCCTCCGCTCAATACGCGCCACCTGCGCAGGAAGCGCCGCCAGTGTAACCCGGTACGAGCAGGAAGAACAGTACGAAGATAATCAGGAACACCACTGCCCACCGTGTGTATCCGCCAAATGTTCCACCGTACATCACAATCCCTCCTCTGAATCCGACGTGTTGTACCTTATGTCCTTGGACGAGCAGCCGGGAAAGGCGAATGGACAGGGTGAGCCGCACAAATTCCTGGTTTTCACATTCTCCTGGTTTCACATTCGCCATGCTTCATCGATGAGACTGGGTATCCGGTTCAGCCGTGTGAGGTCAAACAAGGGAATCAATTCACGTGCCGCGACGGGCTCCGGGCGGTCGATGAGCCCGCAGCTGTACGCGAATTGCCCGACCACCCGCTCGGGCCGGACGCCAAGGCGCCGCAGTTCCGCAATTGCGATGGCGCCGTCGCGCTTGGCCAACCGGCGTCCGTCGGGTCCGAGCAGGAGCGGGACGTGGGCAAACTGTGGAACTGGCAGACCGAGGGCTTCGTACAACCAGATTTGGCGCGGCGTCGAGTCAAGCAGGTCATCGCCCCGCAGGACATCGGTGATGTGCATAGCGGCATCGTCTGCCACAACCGCCAATTGATAACTGAACACGCCATCGGCCCGCTTGACGATGAAGTCGCCGCCGTACCCCGCGGGGAAGTGCTGCCAACCGAGCACGAGGTCATGGAAACTCACCGGACGATCCGGCAGGGAAAAGCGCATGGCCGGCTGTTTGCGCGCCGCTCGCTCGGCGCGTTCGGCGGGGGACAAATGGCGGCAAGTGCCGGGATACACGGGGCCTTCCGCGGGCAGTCCGTGCGGTGCAGACGCGATGGCCGTCAACTCGGCCCGGCTGCAGTAGCAGGGGTACAGCAGGCCCGCTTGCTGCAGGCGTTCGTACGCTGCCTCGTACAGCGCCTCCCGCTCGCTTTGTGTGTACGGCGCATACGGGCCTCCGATGTCGGGCCCTTCGTCCCAGTCGATGCCAAGCCACCGCAAATCCGTGAGGAGTTCCGCGGCGATGTCCAATCTTGATCGCGCTCGGTCAATGTCCTCCATGCGCAGGATGAACGTCCCGCCGGCATTTCGCATCTGCAGCCAGGCGAGCAGCGCCGTGCGCGCGTTGCCTAGGTGCAGGCGGCCCGACGGGGTGGGTGCAAAGCGGCCGCGGCGTGCCGCACCCGGCAGCGGGGAGGCGCTGTGCGGGTGGGCTGTGGTGCATTGGCGGCTGCTGGCGGAGGTCATCGGGCGAGACCTCCTTTATCGCATCGCGTCCGGGCCAAACGCTGCCTGCGCCTGGCGAAATCGGATGTCGTACTCGAACAGGAACTCAAATGCCTCCAGGTGACGTTTGGCCGCAAATGCGTCTGCGCCCCACGCGTAAATGCCGTGATTGCGGACGAGCACGCCCGGGCATTCAGGCCGTGCGGCCGCGCGGACCGCCTCCCCCAGGTGCGCTAAATCGGCGAAGTTCTCGACAATCGGCACCGCAATCCTCGCGCCTTCGTTCCAGTGGCCGAGGGCTTTGAGGAGTTCGTGGTCGGCGAGCAGGACGTGCCCGGCGCCAAAGTGCAGCTGCGATGCCAGGTTGTTGAACACGGTGTGCACATGCAGGATGCAGCCGCAGGTTGCAGCGCCAAACGTCTCGTACAAATGGATGTGCACAATCGTCTCGGCGGACGGCCGGTACGCGGTCTCCGTCAGCACGCGGCCGCTCGCGTCGACTTGCAGCACGTCTGCATCCGCGAGGTTTTGTTTGTCCGCGCCGCTGCGGGTGATGGCGAAGCAGAGTGGCTCATCCGCCAGGCGAACCGACAGGTTGCCGCTCGTGGCGGGCAGCCAGCCGCGCCGGCCGAGATCGTCGCCGAGCGCGCGCAAAGCCGCGGTGGCTTCTTGCAGGGAAGGTAGCGGGTTCATGGTGCGGTCACGTCCTCTGTCACAGATTGTACGGTGCAATCCGCGCGGGGGGCTCACCCGCGCGTTTGGTGCAAATGCGAAACGATGTCGTCGAAGGTCTCAAACGGCGCGTGCGGCAGGTTGTGGTGTTCACACTCTTTCCGCAAACTGGCCCGGGCGTACACGAAGTCAGCCCGGCGCGCGGCTTCAAAATCCGTGACCCCATCGCCGATCACGATGGTGTCATCGAACTGCCCCTGGTACTTCCTCAAAATGGTCGGCTTGCAGAGTCCGCAGTCGGCGCTGCACGCGTCATCGCAGGGGTGCGGCCACACCACCCGCAGGTTCGGTCCGGTCGTGTCCAGCGTGTTGCAGTAGACGGTCAGGCGGTCGCGCCAAGGTGCGACTGCGGGCTCGACAAAGAAATCAAATCCGCCGCTGGTGATGGTGATGGGCCAGCTGCGCGCCGCAGCAAAGTCCACGAACCGATCGAAGCCGGCCCGAATCCGCGTGGTATGCACCGCGAAGTCCCGGACTTCCTCGAACCGGGAGGACGGGATGAGCGCAAACATGGCTTCCACGCCCGCCCGAATCGACAGCTCGCGGCGGTTCACGCGTTCAATCAGCGGGGCGGCCTCGTCCGGGACGAAGCGGCGCATGATTTGCGCAATCATATCGTTTTCCGAGATGGTGCCGTCAAAGTCGCAAAAGAAACCGATGCGGGTCCCAGCGCCGCTCATTTTGCTTCTCCCCAGCGCAGGAGCGCCTTGCGCAAGGGCTCACTGTGGTTCGCGGCCTCTGCCAGGGGCACGCCAGCCAAGGCCGCGTCAATCGCGGCGGTAAACGCCTGGCCGCCCGCCGTCGCACCGTCTGGGTGGCCGTGAATCCCGCCGCCCGCGTTGACAATAAAGTCGACGCCCATATCCTGCAGCAGGATGGGTACGAGCCCCGGGTGAATCCCAGCCGACGGCGCCGGCAGACACACGTTGTGCGGCCCGGGTGTGCGCAGGGCGCTGACCAGCTGCTGGCCGACGGTGCGTTCGAGGGTGACGGACCCGTACGGGGACGGGTAAATCACGATGTCCGCCCCGCCCAGGCGAAGCAGCTGGCCTAGCAGAATATCCGCCGCAATGCCGTGCTGCGGTGCTGCATACAGAGCGCCAGACACGGCGGGATGTGCCATGATGGGGACCTGGATGTCCGGGTCCGCCGCGAGTTCCCGCAGGACATCGAGGCCATAGGCGAACACGTTCAAGAGCAGCGCGCCAGCGCCAAGGTCGGAGAGGCGCCGGGCGCGATCGCGAAGTTCAAACACGGGTCCCGTCAGGTTTACCGCGTACAGCACGTCCTTGCCGGTTTCGCGCCGGGTCCGCTCCATCGCCTTGGTGTACGCTTCGACACGCGCTTCTGGGGTGGCGTAGGCTTCCGTGAAGAAGATTTCGTCGTCCTTGATGAGGTCGGCCCCACCCAGCGCCTGCTCGGTGAAATGAGCGGTCAGTTCGTCCAGGTTGTTGCCGATGCAGGACTTAAAGATGCTCATCAGCAGCGGGCGATTGTACACCTTCAGGCGGTCGCGAATGCCGTTGACGCCGAACTTCGGTCCCGGGAAGGCGCGCGCGAACGGCTCCGGAATCTGCAGGCCGACCAGCTTGATGAGGCCGTCCATCGAAAGTTTGCCGAAGACGGTGGTGAGCAGCGCCGCGAAGGTTGGCGTGAAGTTGATGACGGGGTAGCCGATGGTGATATCCGCTGTGACGGTACCGTCCGGTCGGGCACCCGCATCCACCTCCTCGATGGACGCCACAATGCCGCAGTGCTGACGCACGCTGTCCTGTTTGCTTTGCGGCAGGTCGGTCCATGAGCCAACGGTCAGACCAATCGCGATGCCGTCCGCTCGCGCCTGCAACTGATTCGGTTTGTCCACCACGCGGTAGGTGGCGTATATGTATGCATCTGACTGGGCCACTTGCGTCACCTCATATCGATTATAATCAACAAATTCTATAGACAAATGGACCCTTGTATCGTAGCATATTTCCATCGGATTAAGGGGGAATGGACGATGGCGACCATCCGCATTCGCAATACAGGAGAACAACTCGTGGATGAAGCGAACATCCGCCAGTTTTTGACGGACAACGGCGTCTACTACGACCACTGGTCCCTGGATGCAATTCCAGCGGCCCTGCACAATCGCTTCCAACTGGACGACGCGGAGAAAGAGGAGATTCTGAAGAGCCTCGCGCCGCAGATTGAGGCGCTGGCCCAGGCGCGCGGGTACGTGAAGTGGGATGTCGTCGCGATGTCTGAGGCCACGCCGAACCTGGACGAGATCCTCAAGAAGTTCGAACAGATTCATACGCACACCGAGGACGAGGTGCGCGTGATGGCGGCGGGCAGCGGTGTGTTCATCATCAAGGGCAAGGACGGCGGTTACTTTGATGTCGAGTTGACGGCGGGCGATGTGATCTCCGTGCCGGAACATACCCCGCACTACTTTACGGTCACTGCGGAGCGGAAGTTTGTCGCCGTGCGGTTGTTTATCGACCCCTCGGGCTGGGTGGCGCATCCGTATGACGACCCCGCCTTTACCCAGGCGTAACGCGCTTCCCGCCCAGAGGATGGACGGGGAACCGAGGAACGTGGCAGTTGTCTGCCAGTTTGGCCGCGAACTTTGCAATATCGTGAGGGTCCCTGCAGAAGCCGCAAGGACCCTTCGTTTTTGTGGACTGATATCTCGGCCGATTCAAGCGAAAGATAGCGCCAGTGAACGATTTTGGCTGGATGACCGTCCTTCTGGTAAACGGTGCACACAGGTGACCACAGGTTTCGTCGTCGGGGAGGCGTTCGCGGTTTGAAGCAAGACGATGTAGACCTCATCCGCGTCGCGAAACAAGGCCGGACAGAGGCGTTCGAGGCGCTGGTTCGACAGTACAAGGCCTTTGTCTTCCGGACGGCGTACGGCATCTTGCGGAACAACATGGATGCTGAAGATGTCACGCAGGAGACGTTCATCAAGGTCTATCACGCCTTGCGGGGCTTGCGTGAAGAGCGAACGTTTCCGTCCTGGCTGGCGCGGGTGACGGTGCGAACCGCCCTCGACTGGGTGAGCAAGCACAAACGACAGCCCTCCGTTCCGCTTGATGCGGAGCAGGTTTCGACCCGGACCGACGTCCACGCGTCCGCCGACATTCGGATGGACGTCGAACGCGCCCTCGATGGACTGACCACAGAACAGCGTACCATCGTTGTATTGCGGGACGTGCAGGGGTTTGGCTACGACGAAATCGCCGAAATTCTCGATATTCCGATTGGCACGGTCCGGTCACGGCTGCACTACGCACGTGCACAGCTCCGGGAGCTGCTGACGCGCGGTGACACACGCGGTGACACACGATGAAGGGGGAGTTGCGACATGCCGCTGGATGAAGGACCTGTTCATGAAGGACCTGTTCATGAAGGACCTGTTGAACCGGCGTCTTGCGAATCCATCGAGGAGCTCTTGTCCGCCTACCTGGATGGCGAACTGACCGAGGGTGAACGCCGTCGCGTTGTGCGCCACCTGGCTTCGTGTCCGGGGTGTGCGAAGGTGTTCGAAGAACTCCGTGCCGTCAGCGAAAGGGTCCACACCGCCATCCTTCACGTGGAGGTTCCCGCCGCGTTGGAAGCGAAGGTATTCGAGCACGTCGCGCGCCTGCACCAACGAGACCAGGTGCGGCGGTTGTCGGTGTTCTACCTGGTGGGTGCGGTGCTTTGCGTGGCTGCGGTGGCGGGCTTGCTGGCCTCCCCCTTCGGGATGTTCTTCCGCGTGTTGCTGCGGCTTGCACTGACTGTATTTCGCGGCGGGGTCATCTTGTCTTCCTCGATGAGCCACCTGTGGATGGTCGGGTTCGTGATCTTCTGTGTCCTGTTGGGCGGATTTTCCATATTGGCGGTGTCGCGGGTCCTGCGCACCATGAAAAGTGAGGCTGTCGTATGAGGCGTTGGATGAAGCGAGCAGGCTGGCTTTGCGGAGCCGTGCTGACATTGTGGCTGCTTCTACCGGTCACCCTGGCCCAAGCGGCTGCGTCCTATGGGCCAGGGCCAATCCACACAAGCGGCGCATCGCAGGGTCACAGCGCGGGAACGAGCGTCTCGCGGGAAGCCGTTATCAGTCCCGATGCGACGACCATTGTGCGCGGGCAGACGGTGAAAGACGTCGTGGTTGTGGGCAACGATGCCACCGTTGCGGGCCGCGTTTCGGAAGTGCTGCTGGTTCTCGACGGGGACGTCCATTTGACGTCCACTGCGCGGGCGGGCATTGTCGTCGACCTCGGGGGACATATCACGGCCGATCGCGGCGCACAGGTCGATGCCATCTACCACGCCGCCATGAGTACTCCGTTCTGGAACGGTGCCCTGTTTGGCGTGATGTTTTTCCTGCTGGCGTGGGCGGGCATGCTTATCGTCGAAATGGGCCTGTTGGTGCTGTCGGTTCTCATCGCCCACGCGTTTCGCCGACAAATCGGCGTACCGCTGCGATTCATTGAGCAGTCTGTGCGGCGAACGGGCATCACCGGCGTGCTCATCAGCCTGGCATTTCTGGCTGTCGGTGCGTTGTGTGCACTGACCATTGTGGGGCTGCCCATTGCGGTGGTGCTGCTGCTTGTCTATCTGGTCGGCGGCGTCGTGGGGTTTTCGGTGGTCTCGCTTTGGGTCGGAAACCTGGCGCTGCGAAATTCTGTTTCGGAGCGGCCTGTTTGGGTCCGGAGCCTGCTTGGCACCAGCCTGATGATGGCGTTTGTCAGCATCCCCTTTATCGGACTTCTGCTGTTTTGCATCTTCTGGCTGGTGGGAGTGGGCACCACCTCCGCGTGGCTGCTGCGGGGCTGGCGCCGAGGCGTCCGGGGGACGGCATAAGCCGTCACATCGAACGCGGTTTGGATGTGCGATGGGCCCGCGCGGCGCGGCCGCCTTGAGGGCCGAACTTGAACAGCCGCGTGAGGAAACGCGTCAGCGGAAAGAGCAGGCGGGAGAAGCGCCACACGATTTGGCTGGCGATGACCCCGACGACCAGACCGCCCAGAACGTCCGTTGGATAGTGGACGCCGACGTAGACGCGGGCGAACATCACAAGACAGGCAACCATGGTGAACGTCCAGCCAATCCACTTGCGCTGCCGGCCCCAGGATGCGGCTGCAAAGCCGAAGCTGCCGGAGCTGTGGTCGCTTGGGAAGGAGGCATCCGCGCTGTGCGGCACCAACTGTGTAAACGTTCCTTTGGGAAAGACCGTGAACGGTCTGGGCCGGAACCAGATGTGGGAGATGATCACATTCATGGTGAGGGCCAGGATTCCGGAAAACACGGCGACCAAAAGCGCGTGCCGGCTTCGGATGTCTCGTTTGGGCAGCGTGAACCAAGCCACCACGAACAGCAGGGCGTAGATCTCCAGCGCATCTTTCGCGAAAAAGACCATCACAGCATCCAAAACGGGGTGGTGTCCGGCCATGCCGTTCACCCAATGACAGACCTGTGTATCGAAAGGGTTTAACAACGCGTCGTGAATCATCCACTCACTCCTTTGGGTCTTGGGTGCAACCGATAGACGCTGCTTCGCTCGCAAAAGTTCAGTGACCGGACATCAAAAAGTTGACAGACGAAGGATGAATCGCACGCTTGACCGCTACACTAGGAGTAGCGAGCATGAACGCGAAAGGACAGGGTAGCGTGCATCACGTTCAGCAATTGCTTCACCACTACGGGTACGCAGGTGTGTTTTTCGTCTTGTTGGCGGAAAATATCGGGATCCCGTTTCCAGCCGAAACGACGCTGACGATTTCGGGGATTGAGTGGACACACGGGGTGTTTCGCCTGCTCCCGCTGTTGTTGGCCGCGGCGCTGGGCAACATCGTCGGGTCTACAATTGCATACGGCATTGGGCGGTTTCTCGGCCGGCCTGTGATTGTGCGGTTCGGGAAATACGTCGGGATCAACGACGAACGCTTGGACAAAGCGAACGCCTTGTTCACGCGATATGAGAGCCCGGTGATTTTGTTCGGCAAGTTTATTGCGGGGGTGCGTGTGGTCATCCCCTATCTGGCGGGCATCAACAAGGTTTCCTTCGGGGTGTTCAGCTTATACAACGCGGTCAGCGCACTGGTTTGGGCGGCGGTATTTATTATCGTGGGCAAGTATATTGGCATCGAGTGGGCGCGCTACCACGCGGTGCTGCATCAGTACATGATTCCGGCGATTCTCGTGGCGGTCATTTTGGTGGCCGGGTTTTTCGCGTGGAAGACACGGGAGCGGCGGCGACGGCGACGCTGAGGGGACCCACGTCCGGTCGCAGGGTTGTGTCAAAGTCGAATGAACTTTAAAGCCCTACAAGGAGCCTCGGGTCTTGCTGACTTTTTCGCGCCACGTCGTGTATGTTGAAAGAAATATGGTGCGATGAGCAGTGATCAGAAGCGTAGTGAACGTCGTCGAGCAGTGATCAGAAGCGTAGTGAACGTCGTCGGCGAACGTCCTGTGGTGTCTTCACATTATTCGACAGCCACCTTAACTGAACGTTGACTAACCCTCATCAGTGTCGAATGGTGTTGATAAGCCGTGAATTGTGATTGGGCCAAAATTAAAAAGTTATAAATTGCTGAAGGATTTGTACGTGGGCATGTCGAAGTACGCCGCGGAATCGTCAGTGTTCACAGACAAATAGTTGGCGTCCCACGAGACTTGCCAGGGTGAGGGGTAAATCAACCCGCAAGGCGGTGTGTCTCTTGTCGAAGCGCAGGAATTGTCTGGCGGTGTCGGTTGCTCTTTTCTCGCTCATTGGCCTCTTGGTTGCGCCCTTTCAGTCTTTGTCGGTTGCACATGCTGAGACGTCTACTGCCGTTGCTCAGGAACTGCCCTCTCTCGAGACGCAAGATTCGCGCGTGTATCAAATGCCGGATGGAACCATCCAAGCACAAGTTTACTTTTCGCCGGTCAACTATTTGGATGCTCGCGGAAATTGGCAGCACATTGATACCGCTCTCTCAAAGGATACGACTGGCTTCGGTGTCTCAAAGAATTTGTTCGGCACGCACTTTTCTTCGAGCGCGGATTCTACAGCTGCGAAAAGCCTTGAGACGGTGAACTACCAAGGACATCAGGTTGCCTTCATCCCCGTCTCTTCTTCCATGGAAAAGTCTGTTGGTTCAGATACCTTTACAAACCTCCAATCTGTACCTGGTCATGTAAATTCGAACGCCATTCATTATTCTGGTCTTTATCCAGATGTCAGCCTGCAAGATACTGTCACCAGTGAAGGCGTGAAAGAATCCATCGTCCTGGACAAATACGTGCCCGGTCTTCATTCGTTCGCGTTTATATTGAATACCAATGGGTTGTCACCAGAAGTTGAAAAGGATGGCTCGTTGGACTTCAAGGACAGTAAAGGAAACACCATCTTTACCATGCCGCACGGTGTCATGACCGACAGCAACATTGACCCGCATTCCGGGGACGCACCATCTTCTACAGGGGTAACATACAGTATTCTACAGGTCGCTGGGAAGACGGTTCTTAAGGTATCCGTCGACGAGAATTGGTTAGCTGATGCGAGCCGTGTATACCCGGTCTATATCGACCCAACAGTGACGCTGTCTTCGCAGATTTCTGATGCATACGTTTCCAGCGCCTACCCGACCACCAACTACAGCGGTTCAAGTCTCTACGACTCCAGCCTAGGGTATGACGACCTGCACGTCGGGGACTATGACGCAACCACCGGAGACAACTGGGCGTATTTTAAACTGCCCTCGGTTTCGCAGCTTCCCTTGCTTGGACTGACTGTCACCAGTGCGACATTTTATGCGTACTGTGATTGGTCCTATTACACGTCCACACCGGAAACGACTTGGCTGTACACCAACACGTCCTCCAACTGGACTCCTTCCTCCATCACGTGGAACACCAAGCCCGGACATGGCAGCGCCGTCAGTACAGCCTCTGTATACAGAAACCAGTGGGCAGCTTTCAATGTCACCTCTGTCGTACAACAGTGGTCTAACGAGCTGTCCGGCCAGTCGCCCTCCAGTAGTCCCCAGCTAGGCCTGATGCTGAATGAAAATGGGAATGGACAGGCCTATTGGCACAAGTACGTCGCAGAAGGGAGCAGCAGTTCTACCAACCCGCATATCGACATCACGTATGCCGCCCCGAGCGCACCGTGGGGAGCCATGTATACGCATGATGACAATTCAACCGGCTATGTGAACCTGTGGTGGAACCCGGTACCCGGTGCATCCAGCTATAATGTCATGATTTTCGACGGTCACCAGTATGAGGCCTTCAACGTTGGAAACGTAACGCACTGGACATCAAAGGGGAAGGGAATTTGGCCAACGCCATCTGAGGTGGCCAGTGGACAGTGGCAGCTCTACCACAATGGCGGCGGTGGGGAACTGGCGATGAATCCAGGCCCCGTCTACCAGAATGCCTACAATGCGAATGGAACTGGGACCAACTACGCACCCGACTCGAACTACTGGTTCCGTATCGAAGCCGTTGCCTCGGATGGATCTACGACGTCCAACAGTAACGCGTTCACTCCGACCATGCAAGCGTATGTTCCAGATGAGGGGAACGCATCGACGATGGTGCCGCTCGAGATAGGTAGTGGGGATGGAGCTACAGGGAATTTTGTATTACAGGATACCGACTTGACAACTAGTGGGTATGGTCCGCAGGTCTCCATGTCCAGGACCTATAACAGTAACGAGTCAAGTCAGACAGGTCTATTCGGGAACGGATGGACGCTGGGGTATCAAGAGCATATCGCTATAATCAATAACCTGCCGTATCTCATCGGAGCGGATGGAAGTACGAGCATTTTCTGGCCTCAACCGGACGGGACCTACGCGTCTCCACCTGGTCTAACGGCGGACACGCTTACCGCGGTGAAAAACAACGGGGCGGTTACGGGGTATTCACTTCAATTGAGCGATTATACGACGGAAGACTTTACGACCGCCTTTACAGCAAACGGTGGTACACAAGAATATTTGTTGTCGGATATCACGGATCAAAACGGAAACAAGCTGACAATCAGCCGCGACTCGAGCGGGAATCCAACGTCGCTCCAGGATGCCAGTGGCCGTTCGACGACGCTCAGCTACAATTCGTCTGGGCTGGTGACATCTGTCTCCTTTGCGGCCAACAGTACGACAAACGAAGTATGGAA
Above is a genomic segment from Alicyclobacillus cycloheptanicus containing:
- a CDS encoding 2,3-diketo-5-methylthiopentyl-1-phosphate enolase, giving the protein MAQSDAYIYATYRVVDKPNQLQARADGIAIGLTVGSWTDLPQSKQDSVRQHCGIVASIEEVDAGARPDGTVTADITIGYPVINFTPTFAALLTTVFGKLSMDGLIKLVGLQIPEPFARAFPGPKFGVNGIRDRLKVYNRPLLMSIFKSCIGNNLDELTAHFTEQALGGADLIKDDEIFFTEAYATPEARVEAYTKAMERTRRETGKDVLYAVNLTGPVFELRDRARRLSDLGAGALLLNVFAYGLDVLRELAADPDIQVPIMAHPAVSGALYAAPQHGIAADILLGQLLRLGGADIVIYPSPYGSVTLERTVGQQLVSALRTPGPHNVCLPAPSAGIHPGLVPILLQDMGVDFIVNAGGGIHGHPDGATAGGQAFTAAIDAALAGVPLAEAANHSEPLRKALLRWGEAK
- a CDS encoding 1,2-dihydroxy-3-keto-5-methylthiopentene dioxygenase, with product MATIRIRNTGEQLVDEANIRQFLTDNGVYYDHWSLDAIPAALHNRFQLDDAEKEEILKSLAPQIEALAQARGYVKWDVVAMSEATPNLDEILKKFEQIHTHTEDEVRVMAAGSGVFIIKGKDGGYFDVELTAGDVISVPEHTPHYFTVTAERKFVAVRLFIDPSGWVAHPYDDPAFTQA
- a CDS encoding DUF1450 domain-containing protein; protein product: MDTPALGIVIVEVCTGNAFAALDLEELEAEFPEVAVLQDECLNHCGLCRVRPFALVNGQRIFAKDGTECLRLVKERVVHELSLYR
- a CDS encoding NADPH-dependent FMN reductase — encoded protein: MKFVFLSGSKVGTKTRTALNYAQHVLAEKYPAVEATMIDLGEYDVVFSDGRNYLEYQGDTGVVVQAIMNADAIVIGTPIFQASIPGTLKNVFDLLPENALRDKVASMIVTAGSSKHYLVAEHQLKPILAYMKAQIVQTYVFIEEQDFYRKEIVNDDVLFRMDRLIDDTVLLAETYLKLHEQKEAEYGF
- a CDS encoding MtnX-like HAD-IB family phosphatase, translated to MSGAGTRIGFFCDFDGTISENDMIAQIMRRFVPDEAAPLIERVNRRELSIRAGVEAMFALIPSSRFEEVRDFAVHTTRIRAGFDRFVDFAAARSWPITITSGGFDFFVEPAVAPWRDRLTVYCNTLDTTGPNLRVVWPHPCDDACSADCGLCKPTILRKYQGQFDDTIVIGDGVTDFEAARRADFVYARASLRKECEHHNLPHAPFETFDDIVSHLHQTRG
- the gluQRS gene encoding tRNA glutamyl-Q(34) synthetase GluQRS, producing MTSASSRQCTTAHPHSASPLPGAARRGRFAPTPSGRLHLGNARTALLAWLQMRNAGGTFILRMEDIDRARSRLDIAAELLTDLRWLGIDWDEGPDIGGPYAPYTQSEREALYEAAYERLQQAGLLYPCYCSRAELTAIASAPHGLPAEGPVYPGTCRHLSPAERAERAARKQPAMRFSLPDRPVSFHDLVLGWQHFPAGYGGDFIVKRADGVFSYQLAVVADDAAMHITDVLRGDDLLDSTPRQIWLYEALGLPVPQFAHVPLLLGPDGRRLAKRDGAIAIAELRRLGVRPERVVGQFAYSCGLIDRPEPVAARELIPLFDLTRLNRIPSLIDEAWRM
- a CDS encoding LLM class flavin-dependent oxidoreductase — encoded protein: MKKYRIDPSKGLEFGIYTLGDHIPNPYTGERISAEQRIHEIIELAKLAEQAGVDFFSVGESHQAYFTTQAHAVVLSAIAQATSKLKIGSSSTIISTSDPVRVYENFATLDLISHGRAELVAGRASRIGLFELLGYNLRDYEALFEEKFDLLLKINEEEIVNWTGEFRAPLRDAQILPRPLHGSIPIWRAVGGTPASAVKAGYAGVPMFMAHLGGPATVFKRTIDSYREAARRKGFDPSELPVATAGFFYVAETTQDALREYYPHINEGMKVTNGQGFSRQLWAQGADTRSIINVGSPQQVIEKILYQHELFGHQRYIAQMDFGGVPFDKLARNIEMIGTEILPAIKKYTAVPQGAEQS
- the mtnB gene encoding methylthioribulose 1-phosphate dehydratase; the encoded protein is MNPLPSLQEATAALRALGDDLGRRGWLPATSGNLSVRLADEPLCFAITRSGADKQNLADADVLQVDASGRVLTETAYRPSAETIVHIHLYETFGAATCGCILHVHTVFNNLASQLHFGAGHVLLADHELLKALGHWNEGARIAVPIVENFADLAHLGEAVRAAARPECPGVLVRNHGIYAWGADAFAAKRHLEAFEFLFEYDIRFRQAQAAFGPDAMR